A single genomic interval of Alistipes provencensis harbors:
- a CDS encoding DUF3871 family protein, whose product METALQLHPVRHNLIPLPVSPLLPASDHSEEKPLKPFVEANTKAVTLRHLQEDCVVPVFSKDNEVTISHPAFVETVYEAAQEFFRGESIDSPEIRVSHIIKGRIPEAIHKPVNQLLETDKTIYYERMMFCFEIPTICRTIDQNPLKLTIGGVRAYNHENLYNRKSAEKFKVFVGFKNMVCCNMCVSTDGYKSEIKVMNTQSLFKAAMELFQLYNPEKHTRQMQNLLSSSMTEHQFAQFLGKSRLYQCLPQEEKRKLPQLLMTDTQINLVARAYYQDEDFGVDAFGREISMWRVYNLLTGANKSSYIDNFLDRALNASQLAEGINKALYGESEYRWFVE is encoded by the coding sequence ATGGAAACAGCACTCCAGCTCCATCCTGTTAGACATAATCTGATTCCCCTGCCAGTATCTCCGCTTCTTCCAGCCTCTGACCATTCGGAAGAGAAACCTTTGAAACCCTTTGTGGAAGCCAACACCAAAGCTGTCACCTTACGGCATCTGCAAGAGGATTGTGTGGTTCCTGTCTTCTCCAAAGACAATGAAGTGACTATCTCCCATCCGGCCTTTGTGGAGACAGTCTATGAGGCGGCACAGGAGTTCTTTCGGGGAGAGAGCATCGACAGCCCTGAGATAAGGGTAAGCCATATCATCAAGGGGAGAATCCCCGAAGCTATCCATAAGCCCGTGAACCAGCTTTTGGAGACAGACAAGACCATCTACTACGAGCGGATGATGTTCTGCTTTGAAATCCCTACTATCTGCCGGACTATCGACCAAAACCCCTTGAAGCTGACCATAGGAGGCGTAAGAGCCTATAACCATGAAAACCTCTACAACAGGAAATCGGCGGAGAAATTCAAGGTCTTCGTGGGCTTCAAAAACATGGTATGCTGTAATATGTGTGTAAGTACGGACGGCTATAAGAGTGAAATCAAAGTAATGAACACACAATCTCTCTTTAAGGCTGCCATGGAGCTGTTTCAACTCTATAACCCCGAGAAGCACACAAGACAGATGCAAAACCTGCTGAGTTCCTCCATGACTGAACACCAGTTTGCTCAGTTTTTGGGTAAGTCACGGCTATATCAATGTCTGCCTCAGGAGGAGAAAAGGAAACTGCCCCAACTGCTGATGACCGACACCCAGATAAATCTGGTGGCAAGGGCCTACTACCAAGACGAGGATTTCGGGGTGGATGCATTCGGCCGGGAGATTTCCATGTGGAGGGTCTACAACCTCCTGACAGGGGCCAATAAGTCCTCCTACATCGACAATTTCTTGGACAGGGCACTCAATGCCTCACAGTTGGCTGAGGGCATCAACAAGGCCCTTTATGGAGAGAGTGAATACAGGTGGTTTGTGGAGTAA
- a CDS encoding site-specific integrase: MIIKIQPICKKNKIRKDGWAPIYLRFTYNGEKRYISTGIYIRTEDWNTDNQCFITEKPENEELRLKIESIKYKYLKRLKQLEALDKEITLDALLDEKKVRTTAYTAKECLEQTIERLEVLGKYNSASKHKALLSLLRQYKSTPIRLEEIDIQFLNDFELFLRKRGNRNNSIATNFSILKAAYNKAAEEDKFKSKSNPFTKFKVGKLWTVTSKRAISKEDIQRIEQYTPLSKAPYLALARDIFLFSYYTAGINFCDIARLKPKNIIGERLYYTRHKTEKLLSYKLMPKAQEIIQRYQKPDSEYLFPILDSSHKTELQKFNRIHKSLAKTNKALKQIGEELKIPGKLTTYVARHSYATVLRRAGVSTSIISSSLGHSSEKVTQIYLDSFENKQIDEAMQNLV, from the coding sequence ATGATTATCAAGATTCAACCTATTTGCAAAAAGAACAAAATCAGAAAAGATGGCTGGGCTCCCATATATCTCCGGTTTACCTATAATGGAGAAAAAAGGTATATAAGCACAGGAATCTATATTCGGACTGAGGACTGGAATACTGATAACCAGTGCTTTATAACTGAGAAGCCAGAAAATGAAGAACTCCGACTAAAGATTGAGAGCATCAAATATAAATACCTCAAGCGGCTAAAGCAACTGGAAGCCTTGGATAAAGAAATCACGCTGGATGCCCTGCTTGATGAGAAAAAGGTAAGGACTACCGCCTATACAGCAAAAGAGTGCTTGGAACAGACCATCGAGCGGCTGGAGGTCTTAGGAAAATACAACTCCGCGTCAAAACATAAAGCACTCCTATCTCTGCTCCGACAGTACAAATCCACACCTATTCGACTGGAGGAGATAGATATACAATTTCTGAATGATTTCGAACTATTTCTAAGGAAGCGAGGGAATCGGAATAATAGCATAGCGACCAATTTCAGTATTTTGAAAGCCGCCTATAACAAAGCTGCTGAGGAAGATAAATTTAAGTCTAAATCCAATCCCTTTACTAAATTCAAAGTGGGAAAACTATGGACTGTAACTTCCAAGAGAGCTATCAGTAAGGAGGATATTCAACGTATCGAACAATACACCCCTCTTTCAAAAGCTCCTTATTTGGCATTAGCCCGTGATATTTTTCTGTTCAGTTACTATACAGCCGGAATTAATTTCTGCGATATCGCACGACTTAAACCGAAAAATATTATAGGTGAAAGACTCTATTACACACGGCACAAGACTGAGAAACTGCTATCCTACAAGCTGATGCCCAAAGCTCAGGAGATAATACAGAGATACCAGAAACCGGATTCTGAATACCTATTTCCAATTCTCGACAGCAGTCATAAAACTGAGTTGCAAAAATTCAACCGGATTCACAAGTCCCTTGCGAAAACCAACAAAGCCCTCAAACAAATTGGCGAGGAACTGAAAATCCCCGGCAAACTGACGACTTATGTTGCAAGGCACAGCTACGCAACAGTCCTCCGGAGGGCAGGAGTATCAACCTCTATTATCAGCAGTTCCTTGGGGCATAGTTCCGAGAAAGTCACACAGATTTACTTGGATAGCTTTGAAAATAAACAAATTGACGAAGCGATGCAAAACCTTGTATAA
- a CDS encoding DEAD/DEAH box helicase family protein, whose amino-acid sequence MGKKSNASQNTEKKDLELLQDGDIDDIDTSGIIFSEFSPATAPDKIEQPQKIATKQNQEREQNPEVQSKNIPNTYGDLFDTSQEQYYDFDEDIWKATPMDTPIDSLENLSLEMDFPTDWSALEAELSDHTSNLDLGIVKTKVKFETERFTLSSFIQKMPHGIVDKQIAGIGATTLEINSKRNSIIVVPTKILAYNKYAKHKDITLYVGGKVNRERSATSDKEIIGYLKDENIKPKKFLVVADSLARLLGVIGQEAYKDYFLMIDEVDMIQSESNYRPKLESLIDYYFQFSPKNRCLVTATLREFSNPLLRQECKFKLTWKDKPQRDIKQYYTDDLDTLTAQQVQSIPQTDKIVIAFNSIRHCLNIIKMLSEEAQKECAILCSDSSKEEAGDYYAELTNTNHLPQRINFLTSCYFAGVDIEDSYHLITVSNAHQNYQMLSLDKLTQIYGRCRIAKGILSDTIIANSRDDRQTNANKSDEATLLKQVDAILQLQKAASELGSKDADLADLFKVVKTAIREKAAVKLPREEPVKLTRENIYGESVPAYMNIDYLVERQKLCNTIYNSSRSLSLALKKQGHTVSYEYKPMSSTATQAESELSYEKEARDIIDTQLQKAIEEIREIAKQKAGLSKGNLAEYLTQKSCKGYVQRLYKLRELADAETLIDKLWEIRHSDKRAYHNLQNAAVFWALDDKHPFKRDLFRTFKIGRKYKTSEIHELLAPLVKYHLHKTIKQRAAVSLLKALFLIERPKTYLIKGKNPMGFKKHGSLKIPRTEENLLKYFVI is encoded by the coding sequence GTGGGAAAGAAATCCAATGCATCTCAAAATACAGAGAAAAAAGACCTTGAACTTTTGCAAGATGGAGATATAGATGATATAGATACATCCGGAATTATTTTTAGTGAGTTCTCCCCCGCTACTGCGCCAGATAAGATAGAACAGCCCCAAAAGATAGCAACCAAACAAAATCAAGAAAGAGAACAAAATCCGGAGGTGCAATCTAAAAATATTCCTAATACCTATGGGGATTTATTCGATACGTCCCAAGAGCAGTATTATGATTTTGACGAAGATATTTGGAAAGCTACCCCTATGGATACTCCGATAGATAGCTTGGAGAATCTGAGCCTTGAAATGGATTTTCCAACAGATTGGAGTGCATTAGAAGCTGAGCTAAGTGACCACACAAGCAATCTTGATCTGGGAATTGTTAAAACCAAAGTTAAATTTGAAACAGAAAGATTCACCTTATCTTCTTTTATCCAGAAAATGCCTCATGGCATAGTAGATAAGCAAATAGCAGGCATCGGAGCAACTACTCTGGAGATTAATTCAAAAAGAAATTCTATTATTGTAGTTCCGACAAAGATTTTGGCCTATAACAAATATGCAAAACATAAGGATATAACACTTTATGTCGGAGGAAAGGTCAATAGAGAGCGTAGTGCCACGAGTGATAAAGAGATAATAGGCTATCTTAAAGACGAGAATATTAAGCCTAAAAAATTCCTTGTGGTAGCAGACAGCTTAGCCCGACTATTAGGGGTCATAGGCCAAGAGGCGTATAAGGATTATTTTCTAATGATTGACGAAGTGGATATGATTCAATCAGAGAGTAATTATCGCCCGAAATTGGAATCTTTGATAGACTATTATTTTCAATTTTCACCCAAAAACAGATGTCTTGTAACAGCCACCTTGCGGGAGTTTTCCAATCCTCTTCTGCGGCAAGAATGTAAATTCAAACTTACATGGAAAGATAAACCCCAACGGGATATCAAACAATATTATACAGATGATTTGGATACTTTGACGGCACAGCAGGTTCAATCAATTCCTCAAACCGACAAAATAGTAATTGCCTTTAACTCCATCCGTCATTGCCTGAATATTATTAAAATGCTTTCCGAAGAAGCTCAAAAAGAGTGTGCAATTCTATGTAGCGATTCATCCAAAGAGGAGGCCGGGGATTATTATGCGGAGCTAACAAACACAAATCATCTTCCCCAAAGAATTAATTTCCTAACAAGCTGTTATTTTGCAGGGGTGGATATTGAAGACAGCTATCACCTTATCACGGTTTCCAATGCACACCAAAATTATCAAATGCTGTCTTTAGACAAGCTGACACAGATATATGGACGGTGCAGAATAGCCAAAGGTATATTAAGCGACACTATTATAGCGAATAGCCGTGATGATAGACAGACCAATGCCAATAAAAGCGATGAAGCAACCTTGTTAAAGCAAGTGGATGCAATACTCCAGTTACAAAAGGCCGCATCAGAATTAGGCAGTAAAGATGCAGACCTTGCAGATTTATTCAAGGTAGTGAAAACTGCTATTCGAGAGAAAGCGGCTGTAAAACTTCCCAGAGAGGAACCTGTCAAACTCACCCGAGAAAATATTTACGGGGAAAGTGTTCCTGCCTACATGAATATCGACTATTTGGTTGAACGGCAAAAATTGTGTAATACAATTTATAACTCCAGCCGGAGTCTGAGTTTGGCATTGAAGAAACAGGGCCATACTGTCAGCTATGAATATAAACCAATGTCCTCTACAGCGACACAAGCCGAATCGGAATTATCCTATGAAAAAGAAGCCCGGGATATAATTGATACTCAGCTACAGAAAGCCATCGAGGAAATCCGAGAAATTGCAAAACAAAAAGCAGGACTTTCAAAGGGCAATTTGGCTGAGTATCTTACGCAGAAAAGTTGTAAAGGCTATGTACAAAGACTGTATAAGCTCCGGGAACTGGCTGATGCTGAGACATTGATAGACAAATTATGGGAAATCCGCCATAGCGATAAAAGAGCTTATCATAACCTACAAAATGCCGCTGTATTCTGGGCTTTGGATGACAAGCATCCATTCAAACGGGATTTATTCAGGACATTTAAAATCGGCCGGAAATATAAGACCTCGGAAATCCATGAATTGCTTGCTCCTCTTGTGAAATATCACCTTCATAAGACTATTAAGCAACGTGCGGCAGTCAGTCTGCTGAAAGCCTTGTTTTTAATAGAAAGGCCCAAAACTTACCTCATAAAAGGCAAAAATCCCATGGGATTTAAGAAACACGGTAGTCTGAAAATCCCGAGGACAGAAGAAAATCTGCTGAAATATTTTGTGATATAA
- a CDS encoding carbon starvation CstA family protein encodes MTTFLVCLALLVAAYFTYGRYLERLVGIDPKAETPCSRLYDGVDYVPLPRWRIFLIQLLNIAGLGPIFGAVLGAAYGPVAFLWITFGGIFMGAAHDFIAGVISLRHDGASLPETAGKYLGNGMKAVMRLFSAGLMILVGAVFLSQPASLVANRLDIPALEGIAFGNFSWLLLIILGIILIYYIAATLLPVDKIIGRIYPVFGFALLFMAVGILVVLLFSGEYTIPEFTSFENCIADAKAFPIVPMLFTTIACGAISGFHATQSPLMARCMRSEGESRSIFYGAMISESIIALVWAAIAMAFWGNVGGLNDAIAEYGGQAAVLVDVIANKTLGPVLAVFVIFGVVACAITSGDTAFRSARLIVADFMGVEQRSLRKRIYISIPLFALGLLIIFGLPFQTMWSYFAWMNQTLAAVTLWMIVAYLRSRKRAVWPGLIPALVMTYVCASYIFVSPLMFGMQNRTAAYLLGGAVTLAVLVAMIFKLRNNNAESLP; translated from the coding sequence ATGACTACTTTTCTGGTGTGCCTCGCGCTTTTGGTTGCAGCCTATTTTACCTATGGACGTTATCTGGAACGGCTCGTCGGTATCGACCCGAAGGCCGAAACACCCTGCAGCCGATTGTACGACGGGGTGGACTATGTGCCCCTGCCGCGTTGGCGCATCTTCCTGATCCAACTGCTGAACATCGCGGGTCTCGGCCCGATCTTCGGCGCGGTGCTCGGCGCTGCCTACGGCCCCGTGGCATTCCTGTGGATTACTTTCGGAGGCATCTTCATGGGTGCGGCGCACGATTTCATCGCCGGGGTCATTTCGCTTCGCCACGACGGTGCGAGCCTACCCGAAACGGCCGGCAAGTACCTCGGCAACGGCATGAAAGCTGTCATGCGCCTCTTTTCCGCGGGACTGATGATTCTCGTGGGAGCCGTGTTTCTTTCACAGCCCGCGTCGCTTGTCGCCAACCGGCTCGACATCCCGGCGCTCGAAGGTATCGCTTTCGGGAATTTCTCGTGGCTGCTGCTCATTATCTTGGGCATCATTCTGATCTACTACATCGCCGCCACGCTGCTGCCCGTGGACAAGATCATCGGGCGCATCTATCCCGTTTTCGGTTTCGCACTGCTCTTCATGGCTGTCGGCATCCTCGTGGTCCTGCTTTTCAGCGGGGAATATACCATCCCGGAATTTACCTCCTTCGAGAACTGCATCGCCGATGCGAAAGCCTTCCCCATCGTCCCGATGCTTTTCACCACCATCGCCTGCGGGGCTATTTCGGGCTTCCATGCCACACAGTCGCCGCTGATGGCCCGCTGCATGCGCAGCGAAGGCGAGAGCCGTTCGATTTTCTACGGCGCCATGATCTCCGAGTCGATCATCGCTCTCGTCTGGGCCGCCATCGCCATGGCCTTCTGGGGCAATGTCGGGGGACTGAACGACGCCATTGCCGAATACGGCGGGCAGGCCGCCGTGCTGGTCGACGTGATCGCCAACAAGACGCTGGGTCCGGTGCTGGCCGTCTTCGTCATCTTCGGCGTTGTGGCCTGCGCCATCACCTCGGGCGATACGGCTTTCCGCTCGGCGCGGCTGATCGTCGCCGACTTCATGGGTGTCGAACAGCGCTCGCTGCGCAAACGCATCTACATCAGCATTCCGTTGTTCGCACTGGGACTGCTCATCATCTTCGGACTGCCGTTCCAGACCATGTGGAGCTATTTCGCATGGATGAACCAGACCCTTGCGGCCGTGACGCTCTGGATGATCGTCGCCTACCTGCGTTCCCGCAAGCGCGCCGTCTGGCCGGGACTGATTCCGGCGCTTGTCATGACCTACGTCTGTGCCAGCTATATTTTTGTCTCGCCGCTGATGTTCGGCATGCAGAACCGTACGGCGGCCTACCTGCTGGGTGGTGCCGTGACACTGGCAGTCTTGGTCGCAATGATCTTCAAACTCCGTAACAACAATGCAGAAAGCCTTCCTTAA
- a CDS encoding ComEC/Rec2 family competence protein — protein MADNIIRTFHPVGQGAFYSERINNFNLVYDCGTKSGKNLLAPVVAQSFNHQDIINILVISHFDEDHINLIPKLKETVKDIQTVIYPLMSPEQKAFFLSTYEDKNLYDIVLNPQKYFNGAKIIWIRPADRERDYYYNNEERPPYSIENLEDEQRIDSGKGISIPVSADWIFIPYNHDDGSKSKLITTLFEKAFKDDKDFDIDNIADSLSKPHICNKIRAIYKDKSIGGTNENSLLMYSGPIKKDTYYIRRHIQYLYCHFCRPIISHYVGCIYTGDATIDTNILNWINAIKKYYDVGTIQIPHHGSLKSFNPSLLDNGSFSCIISVGKNNTHKHPSCKVLADILSRDCYPIQVTNDPTTCFIEHIVKY, from the coding sequence ATGGCTGATAATATCATTCGCACATTTCATCCGGTAGGACAAGGGGCTTTCTATTCTGAAAGAATTAATAACTTCAACTTGGTTTATGATTGCGGGACAAAATCTGGGAAGAACCTACTGGCACCTGTTGTGGCGCAAAGTTTTAACCACCAAGATATTATCAATATTTTGGTCATATCCCATTTCGATGAAGATCATATCAATTTAATACCCAAACTCAAAGAAACCGTTAAGGATATTCAAACAGTAATTTATCCTTTAATGTCTCCAGAGCAGAAAGCCTTTTTTCTAAGCACCTATGAGGACAAAAATCTTTACGATATTGTTTTAAATCCCCAAAAATATTTCAATGGAGCTAAAATTATATGGATTAGGCCCGCAGATAGGGAGAGGGACTACTATTATAATAATGAGGAAAGACCTCCATATTCTATTGAAAATTTAGAGGATGAACAAAGAATAGACAGTGGAAAAGGAATCAGTATTCCCGTTTCTGCCGATTGGATATTTATTCCATATAATCATGACGATGGCTCGAAAAGTAAATTAATTACGACGTTATTTGAAAAGGCATTTAAAGATGACAAAGATTTTGATATAGATAATATAGCAGATAGTCTTTCAAAACCACACATTTGCAATAAGATTAGAGCTATATACAAAGACAAAAGCATTGGCGGTACAAATGAGAATTCTCTTTTAATGTACTCTGGCCCAATTAAGAAAGACACATATTACATTAGACGACACATACAATATTTGTATTGTCATTTTTGTCGTCCTATTATATCCCATTATGTTGGTTGTATATACACGGGAGACGCCACTATCGACACTAATATCTTAAATTGGATTAATGCAATCAAGAAATATTACGATGTTGGGACTATCCAAATACCCCATCACGGCTCGTTGAAAAGTTTTAATCCATCATTGCTTGATAATGGTTCATTTTCCTGTATAATTTCCGTCGGAAAGAATAATACTCACAAACATCCGTCCTGTAAAGTTTTAGCAGACATTTTATCGAGAGATTGTTATCCAATTCAAGTGACAAATGACCCTACAACATGTTTTATCGAACATATTGTGAAATATTAA
- a CDS encoding AAA family ATPase, which yields MLTIRPSTRHRAKIKLALQGCAGSGKTYSALLLAYGMTSDWSKIAVIDSENGSADLYAHLGSYNVVSLGGDYSPEHYIEAIALCENAGMEVIIVDSISQCWDYLLDFHAGLQGNSFANWAKVTPRQNAFVQKILQSPAHIICTMRTKQDYVLNEKNGKLVPEKVGLKAMQRDGMDYEFTVVLDIDLKHHVQASKDRTGLFMGRPEFTITPKVGQAILNWCNLNSQQTIVQPQTSQNYGNSTPAPSC from the coding sequence ATGTTAACCATCCGCCCCTCTACAAGACACCGTGCTAAAATCAAATTAGCCCTCCAAGGCTGTGCAGGTTCCGGGAAAACCTATTCAGCCCTTTTATTAGCCTATGGCATGACCTCCGACTGGTCTAAAATCGCCGTCATAGATTCAGAAAATGGCTCTGCTGACCTCTATGCCCATCTGGGAAGCTACAATGTGGTCTCCCTCGGAGGAGACTACTCCCCGGAACACTACATCGAGGCTATCGCCCTCTGTGAGAATGCAGGCATGGAGGTAATCATCGTGGACAGTATTTCCCAATGCTGGGACTACCTGCTGGATTTCCATGCAGGACTGCAAGGCAACTCCTTTGCCAACTGGGCCAAGGTCACACCCCGTCAGAATGCCTTCGTACAGAAAATCCTCCAATCCCCGGCACATATCATCTGTACCATGCGTACCAAACAGGATTATGTGCTCAATGAGAAGAATGGCAAGTTAGTCCCGGAGAAAGTAGGGCTGAAAGCCATGCAAAGGGATGGCATGGACTATGAATTTACCGTCGTCTTGGACATAGACCTCAAACACCATGTGCAGGCTTCCAAAGACCGGACAGGGCTATTCATGGGCCGTCCCGAATTTACCATCACTCCGAAAGTAGGCCAAGCCATTCTGAACTGGTGCAACCTCAATTCCCAGCAAACTATCGTACAACCCCAAACATCCCAAAACTATGGAAACAGCACTCCAGCTCCATCCTGTTAG